One window from the genome of Hippocampus zosterae strain Florida chromosome 7, ASM2543408v3, whole genome shotgun sequence encodes:
- the LOC127604119 gene encoding zinc finger protein 865-like: MFQFSKYPMEILEMLSGHQAHQFKGLGLERQLSHQQQVQLQHQQQLQQQHQSPADTSGGLLSGLGLGTLPTSRSNAFADSSSLFAKMSAPPPSISHQSQSSSSSSTHSSRKSSKMSGGSGSGGGGGSGSSSGYPQFLRPFHPAEAALAQEQLHSGMGRFDFGGGGANGSAGVLPAPPPPPLHPGLSVPQPSPGPSSSSSSTSTSASVSGNPPGGTAVPLVGQSDPRSLHQQFSCMLAANQYFLSGVPANSSLEQFLVQQGTHNHLGLGLGQGSAESGSSLAPPPALHSSHAHSAPQAPQQQQQLTPHALSHPHGHTHHPHPLHPAPQPAPLGGFDFQSIPVLSSNQIASLMQQEAGIPLPLPLHLSLPKDDAAAAKSGEASSSASSLSGSGGSRRKKAMAGYLPQRKAESHGHGGSGGHRHGSSVSASANVGMSEQQQHSSLLSSPSQHPSSSAISSSSSSSSSSSSSSSSAPSSSASAPALADGERRSAKARENRGPSRRPQPESLYHCGECGKSFTHLSSLRRHLRSHGLTPDTHAGKSDCASPSPERIFCCGDCGKRFKKRGHLIQHSVTHSENRPFVCNVCQKSFNRRESLTRHEKIHDEKPFRCPACGRCFRESTSLLNHAASGACGKPPRSSKSRGDGASGGGGKMRLSNPNADPPNNKYSGDYSRSRYPGQASSYDEDYRRSQPSSLYSPDAGLDVNNPTLRKAPLAPTLHPHPQSQQQHHHHQQPHLPLSSLLDDSEDEVTSSAMSAIAAAAAASCDINAEGRDGERRDIIGGLLGGLGFGNLGGPSSSPGMNGSTVPLSHHSQPHAKPRRARKPREKRAPDCAVRRRRSPAPPGDGSDRPYGCQLCGKRFRRAETLRRHNRVHTGEKPHACDVCGKMFREPFHLTKHLTVHSGQKNYKCNLCGKMFAYAQSLVRHGKLHRRGEIDNQGRRIKGAAAAAAISQAANQGTSDFFSSCSQEEKSPTSGTPSQRLYTCTVCWKSFRHYFHLTAHQQTVHGGGVGLEKSFRCEVCGKSFAYSNSLVRHKLSQHGIDRNGQRVNHSQAPAYSPAFYDYGGPAHEQHVSGHALAPPTQQQQQPFHYRPRKQPEGVRKERKKKRRVVIHSIMRDGKLVGVPLSKETRRKLLLLRRRRGRMLAQINKKKLLAQLRVRGGLSAVRSWSGGAVKVSGLLSMEVPIKRFLCPVCPNATYARRGFLLLHGALRHPPRTSGRRARLCCPTCGRRSGGLLKALRHRGRHLRRATFRCHKCRRCFWSSRLLERHKFSCRAPALGARWADGQRAPVETGERSPAPPPPSAQVLHERSSVLTEYAH, from the coding sequence ATGTTCCAGTTCAGCAAGTACCCCATGGAGATCCTGGAAATGCTGAGCGGACACCAGGCGCATCAGTTCAAGGGTTTGGGCTTGGAGCGTCAGCTGAGTCACCAGCAGCAGGTCCAGCTCCAGCATCAgcagcagctccagcagcagcaccagAGCCCCGCCGACACGTCCGGCGGTCTGCTGTCCGGCCTGGGCCTGGGAACCCTTCCCACCTCCCGGAGCAACGCCTTTGCCGACTCCTCCTCGCTGTTCGCCAAAATGAGCGCCCCCCCGCCGTCGATATCGCACCAGAGTCAGTCGTCGTCTTCGTCGTCGACTCACAGCTCCAGGAAGTCGAGCAAGATGAGCGGCGGGAGCGGgagtggcggcggtggcggcagcGGCTCCTCGTCGGGGTATCCGCAGTTCCTGCGACCTTTCCACCCGGCCGAGGCGGCGTTGGCGCAGGAGCAGCTGCACTCGGGGATGGGACGCTTCGACTTTGGGGGCGGCGGCGCCAACGGCAGCGCCGGGGTCCTCCCCGCGCCCCCGCCGCCTCCGCTGCACCCCGGTCTCTCGGTGCCGCAGCCCTCCCCCGGaccctcgtcttcctcctcgtctACCTCCACCTCCGCCTCGGTCTCCGGCAACCCCCCTGGCGGCACGGCGGTACCCCTGGTGGGCCAGTCGGACCCCCGCAGCCTCCACCAGCAGTTCAGCTGCATGCTAGCCGCCAACCAGTACTTCCTGTCGGGCGTCCCCGCTAACAGCAGCCTGGAGCAGTTCCTGGTGCAGCAGGGCACTCACAACCACTTGGGTCTGGGTCTCGGCCAAGGCTCAGCCGAGTCCGGCTCGTCTTTGGCTCCTCCCCCCGCCCTGCACTCCTCCCACGCCCACTCGGCGCCGCAAGctccgcagcagcagcagcagctgaccCCCCACGCCTTATCTCACCCCCACGGCCACACGCACCACCCTCACCCGCTGCACCCGGCCCCCCAGCCCGCCCCCCTGGGCGGATTTGATTTTCAAAGCATTCCCGTGCTCTCGTCCAATCAGATTGCCTCCCTCATGCAGCAGGAGGCGGGGATCCCGCTGCCCCTGCCCCTTCACTTGTCGCTCCCCAAagacgacgccgccgccgccaagtCGGGGGAGGCTTCGTCCTCGGCCTCCTCGCTTTCCGGCAGCGGCGGGAGCAGGCGCAAAAAAGCCATGGCGGGATACCTCCCGCAGAGGAAGGCGGAGAGTCACGGCCACGGCGGCTCGGGGGGCCATCGACACGGCTCGTCCGTCTCGGCGTCGGCCAACGTCGGGATgagcgagcagcagcagcattcgTCCCTCCTCTCGTCTCCGTCGCAACACCCGTCGTCCTCCGCCAtctcgtcgtcgtcctcgtcctcatcctcatcctcctcctcgtcctcgtccgccccgtcctcctccgcctccgctCCCGCGCTGGCCGATGGCGAGCGGCGCTCAGCCAAAGCCAGAGAAAACCGCGGCCCGTCGCGCCGCCCCCAACCCGAATCCCTGTACCACTGCGGAGAGTGCGGGAAAAGCTTCACGCATCTCTCCAGCCTGCGGCGGCACCTGCGCAGCCACGGCCTGACGCCCGACACCCACGCCGGCAAGTCGGACTGCGCGTCGCCCAGCCCGGAGAGGATCTTCTGCTGCGGGGACTGCGGCAAAAGATTCAAGAAGCGCGGCCACCTGATCCAACACAGCGTCACGCACTCGGAGAACCGGCCCTTCGTCTGCAACGTTTGCCAGAAGTCCTTCAACCGCCGCGAGTCGCTGACGCGCCACGAGAAGATCCACGACGAGAAGCCCTTCCGCTGCCCGGCCTGCGGCCGCTGCTTCCGCGAAAGCACCTCCCTCCTCAACCACGCCGCCTCGGGCGCCTGCGGGAAACCCCCCCGCAGTTCCAAGAGCCGCGGCGACGGCGCTTCGGGCGGCGGCGGGAAAATGCGTCTTTCCAATCCAAATGCCGACCCCCCCAACAATAAGTACTCTGGGGACTACTCGAGAAGTCGCTACCCGGGACAGGCCTCCTCCTACGACGAGGATTACAGACGCTCGCAGCCGTCGTCGCTCTACTCGCCGGACGCCGGGCTGGACGTCAACAACCCGACCCTGCGCAAGGCCCCTTTGGCGCCGACCCTTCACCCCCAcccgcagagccagcagcagcaccaccaccaccagcagccgCACCTCCCCCTCTCCTCCCTGCTGGACGATTCCGAGGACGAGGTCACCAGCAGCGCCATGTCGgccatcgccgccgccgccgccgcctcctgcgACATCAACGCGGAAGGCAGGGACGGCGAAAGAAGGGACATCATCGGGGGGCTGCTCGGGGGCTTGGGCTTCGGGAACCTGGGCGGGCCCTCGTCCTCGCCGGGGATGAACGGCTCCACCGTGCCGTTGTCGCACCACAGCCAGCCGCACGCCAAGCCCCGGAGAGCCCGCAAGCCCCGAGAAAAAAGAGCCCCCGACTGCGCGGTCAGGAGGCGGCGGAGTCCCGCGCCCCCCGGCGACGGCTCGGATCGGCCGTACGGCTGCCAGCTGTGCGGCAAGCGCTTCCGGCGGGCCGAGACCCTGCGGCGGCACAATCGGGtccacacgggcgagaagccgCACGCCTGCGACGTCTGCGGCAAGATGTTCCGAGAACCTTTCCACCTCACCAAGCATCTGACGGTGCACTCGGGCCAGAAGAACTACAAGTGCAACCTGTGTGGGAAAATGTTTGCCTACGCTCAGAGTCTCGTCAGACACGGCAAGCTGCACCGCCGAGGCGAGATCGACAACCAGGGCAGGAGAATCAaaggagccgccgccgccgccgccatcagcCAGGCGGCCAATCAAGGAACCTCCGACTTCTTCTCGTCTTGTTCCCAAGAGGAGAAATCTCCCACGTCCGGGACCCCCTCCCAGAGGCTCTACACCTGCACCGTGTGCTGGAAATCCTTCCGCCATTATTTCCACCTGACAGCGCACCAGCAGACCGTGCACGGCGGCGGCGTGGGCCTGGAGAAGTCCTTCCGCTGCGAGGTTTGCGGCAAATCCTTCGCCTACTCCAACAGCCTGGTGCGCCACAAGCTCTCGCAGCACGGCATCGACCGCAACGGCCAGAGGGTCAACCACTCGCAAGCGCCCGCTTATTCCCCCGCCTTCTACGACTACGGCGGGCCGGCCCACGAGCAGCACGTGAGCGGCCACGCCCTGGCGCCGCccacccagcagcagcagcagccgttTCACTACCGGCCCCGAAAGCAGCCGGAGGGGGTCCGAAAAGAGcgcaagaagaagagacgggTGGTGATCCACAGCATCATGAGGGACGGCAAGCTGGTGGGCGTACCGCTCAGCAAGGAGACGCGCAGGAAGTTGCTGCTCCTGCGGAGGAGGCGGGGTCGAATGCTGGCTCAGATCAACAAGAAGAAGCTGCTGGCCCAGCTCAGGGTCCGCGGGGGGCTGTCGGCGGTCAGGTCCTGGTCCGGGGGCGCCGTCAAGGTCAGCGGGCTGCTGTCCATGGAGGTCCCCATCAAGCGCTTCCTGTGTCCCGTCTGTCCCAACGCCACCTACGCCAGGAGGGGCTTCCTCCTGCTGCACGGCGCCCTGCGGCACCCGCCGCGGACGTCGGGGCGTCGCGCCCGCCTGTGCTGCCCCACGTGCGGCCGGCGCAGCGGCGGCCTCCTCAAGGCCCTCCGACACCGCGGACGCCACCTCAGGCGCGCCACCTTCCGCTGCCACAAATGCCGACGCTGCTTCTGGAGCTCGCGGCTCCTGGAGAGGCACAAGTTCTCGTGCCGGGCGCCCGCTCTGGGGGCCCGCTGGGCCGACGGCCAGCGGGCCCCCGTGGAGACGGGCGAGCGCTCGCCGGCCCCGCCACCCCCGTCGGCTCAGGTGCTGCATGAGAGGTCCTCGGTTCTGACCGAGTACGCTCattaa